The Methylomonas montana DNA window ACGCAAGAGAACGAAAAACTCGATACAGATTTCCATGAAAAGCAGGCAGCAAGCCGCCCCCTAAAGCTACCGTCACCACGAAAGTGGACCGAGCGAGAGAGGTGCAGCATCAGTCGTTATAAAACGACCAGCCTGTAGCATGACAGTGGGGGGATAATGCCCCGCTTAACCAGTTTGCTTGGTGAACATAGCAAGCGTGAACCACCCGATCCCATCCCGAACTCGGAAGTGAAACCGCTTAGCGCCGATGATAGTGTGGCAGGTTGCCATGTGAAAGTAGGTCATCGCCAAGCTCTTATCACAAAAGCCCGATCAGCTATGATCGGGCTTTTTTTTGCCTTGAGGTTTTAGTGGCCGGCCAATGTTACGTCAAATTTGGACGCAAATTGGGAATTGAATAACATCGGCAGCAAGAAACTCTGCGAGTTGAGGCTAGAGCAATACAAAAGAACTTTAAGAACCGCATAGATGCCCAGAAAACGCGGGGCTGCGTTGTAATGGATTTTTGTTGTTTGCCCTCAGTTGAATGAATTGTTAGCGTCAAACTACGTGATACAACGTCGAGCAGGGGGGCGGCTGTCTGTTTCATATGACAAAATACTGATTAGCTATCACGCTTCATGTGAGTGTGCTTCTCAATAAATGGCATGAGGAAAGTCTCACGTATTTGAGGTTCCAAGGATTGTTTTTCAAACCGGATTTATGATTTATAAGGGATGAATGAGAGCGTGTGGCAGCATGGTCCTGACTCAACTTTATTTTAATTCACTTTACAAGTACTGTTATGGCAATTGTTACTGGAGGCCATAAATAGATGCGTATAAAAAATGATCAAATTATCTTGACAAGGAATGGGCAGGTGGTAGACTGCCACGCACCTTGAGGGATGGAGGTGTCTTCGATTAGAAGGCTAGTAAAATGGAAAAACAAAGAACTCCCGATACGATCGGGGATTTAGATAATCTTTTAGGAGGTAGAAATGGCTGCTACAACTGAATCAGTTAAGGCTGATGCTGCGGAAGCACCGCTTTTAAATCAAAAAAACCTGTGGGCAGGTATCACCCTGTACTTGGTTTTTTATTCTTTCATTCGTTGGTACGAAGGTGTTTATGGCTGGTCAGCTGGCTTAGACTCATTTGCTCCAGAGTTTGAAACATACTGGATGAACATGCTGTACATCGAGATCGTTATCGAAGTACTGTTGTTTGCTGGTATCAATGGCTATATCTGGAAAACTCGTGACCGTAAAGTTATGTCAATCACTCCACGTGAAGAGTTGAGAAGACATTTCACACATTGGACATGGTTGGTTTGCTACGGTTGGGCTATCTACTGGGGCGCTTCTTACTTCACAGAGCAAGATGGTACATGGCACCAAACAATCGTTCGCGATACTGACTTTACTCCAAGTCACATCATCGAGTTCTATCTGTCATACCCAATCTACATCATCACTGGTTCAGCTTCTTTCATGTATGCAAAAACAAGACTGCCTACATACCACGAAGGTCTGCACCTGATGTATTTGATTGCGGTTATCGGTCCTTTCAT harbors:
- the amoC gene encoding bacterial ammonia monooxygenase, subunit AmoC, which produces MAATTESVKADAAEAPLLNQKNLWAGITLYLVFYSFIRWYEGVYGWSAGLDSFAPEFETYWMNMLYIEIVIEVLLFAGINGYIWKTRDRKVMSITPREELRRHFTHWTWLVCYGWAIYWGASYFTEQDGTWHQTIVRDTDFTPSHIIEFYLSYPIYIITGSASFMYAKTRLPTYHEGLHLMYLIAVIGPFMILPNVGLNEWGHTFWFMEELFVAPLHYGFVFFGWAALAIMGVVNTEVMAITKLLKKDLA